In the Gopherus flavomarginatus isolate rGopFla2 chromosome 6, rGopFla2.mat.asm, whole genome shotgun sequence genome, one interval contains:
- the LOC127053638 gene encoding 2'-5'-oligoadenylate synthase 1-like — translation MELYQVPAGLLDAWIAEHLQPSEEFQLQVKDTVRRICDFLKEKCFDDIKVFKTVKGGSAGKGTALKNNSDADLVLFLSCFTSYQDQMENRAAVLDTIKQKLNQCRQTIAFSVDMEVSQPKEKGTCPRSLSITIQSKRRGESIEVDVLPAYDALGQVTPGIKPSPQVYEDLIRARAGPGEFCTSFTELQRDFVKRRPAKLKNLLRLVKHWYKELSKTTSGLPPKYALELLTIYAWESGTKGAEKFSMAEGFRTVMELLCRYQELRVYWTEFYDLQSSVIGPHVKRLLREPCPVILDPADPTGTLGQGKNWDLLAREAAKCQGQLCCRNGLAPIRCWDVQPARPMQVMVKQLSGDSLALCLSPSTTIWEIKEALECEWGISPYTQRLALQEPGLQDQLLLDDQTLASHSIFYDTTVMMLRTKPQEMEIFVKDHNSRTIPYGVCASDTVLDLKKKIEDRTGVSASQQRLTFNSKELQDDCTLAHYRIRSKSTVVLLLRLRGG, via the exons ATGGAGCTGTACCAGGTGCCCGCAGGCTTGCTGGATGCCTGGATCGCGGAGCATCTCCAGCCCAGCGAGGAATTCCAGCTGCAGGTGAAAGACACTGTCCGGAGGATCTGTGATTTCCTGAAGGAGAAGTGCTTTGATGACATCAAGGTGTTCAAGACTGTGAAG GGCGGCTCtgcagggaaggggacagccctgAAGAACAACTCGGATGCAGATCTGGTCCTTTTCCTCAGCTGCTTCACCAGCTACCAAGACCAGATGGAGAACCGTGCGGCTGTACTCGACACCATCAAGCAGAAGCTGAACCAGTGCCGACAGACCATTGCCTTCAGCGTTGACATGGAGGTTTCCCAGCCGAAGGAGAAGGGCACCTGCCCACGCTCACTCTCCATCACCATCCAGTCGAAGAGGCGGGGGGAATCCATTGAGGTGGACGTGCTCCCGGCCTACGATGCCTTAG GGCAGGTGACTCCTGGCATCAAACCTTCCCCCCAGGTCTACGAGGATCTGATTCGGGCCAGAGCCGGGCCCGGTGAGTTCTGCACCTCCttcactgagctgcagagggacttCGTGAAGCGTCGCCCAGCCAAGCTCAAGAACCTGCTGCGGCTGGTCAAGCACTGGTACAAAGAG CTTTCCAAGACAACGTCGGGCTTGCCGCCCAAGTATGCCCTGGAGCTGCTGACCATCTATGCCTGGGAGAGCGGCACCAAGGGGGCAGAGAAGTTCAGCATGGCTGAGGGGTTCCGCACGGTGATGGAGCTGCTGTGCCGATACCAAGAGCTCCGCGTCTACTGGACCGAGTTCTACGATCTCCAGTCTTCCGTGATAGGGCCCCATGTCAAACGGCTGCTGCGGGAGCCGTG CCCCGTGATCCTGGATCCAGCCGACCCGACGGGAACCTTGGGGCAGGGAAAGAACTGGGACCTGCTGGCAAGAGAAGCCGCCAAGTGCCAGGGCCAGCTGTGCTGTAGGAACGGCCTCGCCCCCATCCGCTGCTGGGACGTGCAG ccagccagacccatgCAGGTGATGGTCAAGCAGCTGTCAGGGGACAGCCTGGCCCTGTGCCTGAGTCCCTCCACTACCATATGGGAGATTAAGGAGGCGCTCGAGTGTGAATGGGGCATCTCTCCTTACACGCAGCGCCTGGCCCTGCAGGAGCCTGGCCTGCaagaccagctgctgctggacgATCAGACCCTGGCATCACACAGCATCTTCTACGACACCACAGTTATGATGCTTAGGACCAAGCCCCAGGAGATGGAGATCTTTGTGAAGGACCATAACAGCAGAACCATCCCCTATGGCGTCTGCGCCAGTGACACCGTCCTGGACCTGAAGAAGAAGATCGAGGATCGCACAGGTGTCTCCGCCAGCCAACAGCGCCTGACGTTCAACAGCAAAGAGCTGCAAGACGACTGCACGCTCGCCCATTACAGGATCCGGAGCAAGAGCACGGTCGTCCTGCTTTTGCGCCTCAGGGGTGGGTAA